The genomic DNA CCTCGCCAGCGTCGCGCAGGGCACCCCCGAGGACGTCGACCGGGCGGTCGCCGCCGCGCGAGCCGCCTTCCCCGGCTGGGCGTCGCTGCGTCCCCACCAGCGCGCCCGGCACCTGTACGCCCTCGCCCGCCACGTCCAGAAGCACGCCCGCCTCCTGGCGGTCCTCGAGACGCTCGACAACGGCAAACCGATCCGCGAAAGCCGCGACGTCGACGTCCCCCTCGTCGCGCGGCACCTCTACCACCACGCCGGCTGGGCGGAGCTGCGCGACGAGGCGTTCCCCGGCACCGAGCCGTGGGGCGTCGCGGGCCAGGTCATCCCCTGGAACTTCCCGCTGTTGATGCTCGCCTGGAAGGTCGCGCCCGCCCTCGCGGCGGGCAACGTCGCCGTCGTCAAGCCGGCCGAGCACACCCCCCTCACCGCGCTCGCCTTCGCCGAGATCGCCCGCGAAGCGGGCCTCCCGCCCGGCGTCCTGAACGTCGTGACGGGGGACGGAGCGACCGGCGCGGCGCTCGTCGCGCACCCGGACGTCGACAAGGTCGCCTTCACCGGCAGCACCGAGGTGGGGCGCACCCTCCGCACCGCGACCGCCGGCAGCGGCAAGGGCCTGACGCTGGAGTTGGGCGGCAAGAGCCCGTTCGTCGTGTTCGAGGACGCCGACCTCGACGCCGCCGTCGAGGGCGTCGTCGACGCCATCTGGTTCAACCAGGGCGAGGTCTGCTGCGCCGGCAGCCGCCTGCTGGTGCAGGAGGGGATCGCCGACGACCTGCACGCCCGCCTCAAGCGGCGGATGGAGACCTTGCGGGTCGGCGACCCGCTCGACAAGGCGATCGACATGGGCGCCATCGTGGCGCCCGTGCAGCTCGAGCGGATCCGGGAGCTGTGCGCGATCGGGGAGGCGGAGGGCGCCACCTGTTGGCAGCCGACCTGGGCGAGCCCCGACGCCGGCCCGTTCTTCCCCCCGACGTTGTTCGAACGCGTCGACCCCGCCGCCACGATCGCGCGCGAGGAGATCTTCGGGCCGGTCCTCGTCACGACGACGTTCCGGACGCACGACGAGGCGGTCGCCCTCGCCAACGACGGACGGTACGGCCTCGCCGCCAGCGTCTGGACGCAGACCCTGGACCTGGCCCTCGACGTCGCCCCGAAGCTGGAGGCGGGGGTCGTGTGGGTCAACGCCACGAACCTGTTCGACGCCGCCGCGGGGTTCGGCGGCGTCCGCGCCTCCGGCTTCGGGCGCGAGGGCGGCGTGGAGGGCATGCACGCCTACCTGGTGCCCCGCCGCGAGCGGGCCCGCCCCCCCTACGAGGCGGACGCCTTCGCGCCCGACCCCACGCCGTCGGTCGGGACCGGCCCGACCGATCCGGACGGGGTGGCGGGGGGGCCGCCCCTCGACCGCACCGCGAAGCTGTACGTCGGCGGGCGACAGGTGCGGCCCGACGGGGGCGGCAGCTACCCGGTCGTCGCGCACGACGCGCGGCACGTCGGCGAGGCGGCGCTCGCCAACCGCAAGGACGTCCGCAACGCCGTCGAGGCCGCCCACGCCGACCGGGCGTGGGCGCGGGCGACGGGGCACGCCCGCGCGCAGGTGCTGTACTACCTGGCGGAGAACCTCGAGGCGCGCGAGGCGGCGTTCACCGACCGGCTGCGGGACCTGACCGGCGCGTCGGAGGCCGACGCGCGGCACGAGGTGCGCGCGTCGGTCGAGCGCATCTTCCGCTACGCCGCGCACGCCGACAAGCTCGACGGCGCGGTGCACGGCGTGCCGATGCGCACCGTGACGCTGGCGATGAAGGAACCGCACGGGGTGGTCGGCGTCGTGGCGCCGGACGAGGCGCCGTTGCTGGCGCTCGTGAGCCTCGTGGCGCCGCTCCTGGCGTTCGGCAACCGCGTGATCGCGGTGCCCTCCCCCCGCTGGCCGCTGCCGGCGACCGACCTGTACCAGGTGCTCGAGGCCAGCGATCTGCCGGGCGGCGCGCTGCAGTTGCTCACGGGCCCGCGCGACGCCCTCGCGCAGGTGCTGGCCGACCACGACGACGTCGCGGCGGTCTGGTACGTCGGGTCGGCCGCGGGCGGCACGGAGGTCGAGCGGCGGGCGGCGGGCAACCTGAAGGTCACCTGGACGAACGACGCGCGGCGGATCGATTGGTTCGACGCCGAGGACGCCGCCGGCCCCCGCTGGCTGGAGCGCGCCCACCGCGTCAAGAACGTCTGGGTGCCCTACGGCGCCTGAGGCGGATCCCCCGACGCCGCGTCGGGGTCGGCCATCGCGCGGGCCGGCCCCCGGAGGGTGGCGGGCCCGCGCGCGCCGTCGAACGACGCGCGCAGCGCCCGCTCCGGGCCGTCCCGGACGGAGGTGCGCGGGTCGTCGAGCCCGAGGGCGCGTAGCCACGCCCGGAGGCGGGGCGCGTCGGGCGTCGTCACCTCGAGGTCGCGCAGCGTCGCGGCGACCGGCAGGCGGGTCGCCGGGTGGGGCGTGTCGCCCCAGTGGATGAAGAACGGGGCGGCGGTCTCGCCGTCCGGTGCGGCGAACGTCAGGGTCCAGGCGAGGCGCTCCCCGGCGGGCGTGCGGCGTTCCATCGCCACCGTCGTCGCGGGCGTGCCGAGCGCGTCGAGGCGACGCGCGAGGGCGTCCGGCGCGTCGGTCGCCACGCACCACGCCACCAGGGCGGGCGCGTCGAGCCCGGCGAGCGCCCGCGCGAACGGCCCGCCGTCGGGTTGGGTCGGGTCGGGCGCGACCGCCTCCAGGTAGGCCCCCTCCGCGAGACCCACCAGCGCGTTGTGCGTCCCGAAGCCGGCGTGCCGCCCGCCGTCCACCGGCGTCCCCCCGAGGTGCGTGGCGACGTGCGCGCGGGCGGACGCCAGGTCGGGCCCCGCGACGAGCAGGTGGTCGAGGCGCAGCGTCACGGGCTTTCCGGCGGGCCGGGCCGGGAGGCGGAGACGTCGCGTTCGGTGGCGGTGAACCCGATGCGGGCGTAGAGGCGGTCGGCGGCGCTGCCGGCGTCCCCGACGATCACGAGGCGTTCCGCGCCCCAGTGGCGGGCGGCGTGCCGCGCGGCGTCGCGCAGCAAGGCCGCGGCGAGCCCGCGACGCCGGTAGGCCGCCCGGACGTGCACGAACTGGTAGCGGGCGAGGCCGTCGCGGACGTACAGCCCGAGGCTTCCGGCGGGCGCGCCCGCCCACCGCGCGAGGAACCAGCCGCCCCGCAGGTCGGGGTGGGCGCCGTCCGCGAGGCGGCGGAGGAAGGCGGTGCGCTCGGCGAGGAAGGCGAGGTACGCCGCGCGCGACTCGCCGGGCGGCCCCTCGTCCGCCTGCAGGTCGCGGACCGCGGCCCAGTCCGCGTCGCGGGTG from Trueperaceae bacterium includes the following:
- a CDS encoding VOC family protein codes for the protein MTLRLDHLLVAGPDLASARAHVATHLGGTPVDGGRHAGFGTHNALVGLAEGAYLEAVAPDPTQPDGGPFARALAGLDAPALVAWCVATDAPDALARRLDALGTPATTVAMERRTPAGERLAWTLTFAAPDGETAAPFFIHWGDTPHPATRLPVAATLRDLEVTTPDAPRLRAWLRALGLDDPRTSVRDGPERALRASFDGARGPATLRGPARAMADPDAASGDPPQAP
- a CDS encoding GNAT family N-acetyltransferase, with translation MTTLRGLSPRTDAWFVGEVRDLGDAVALRTPDEPLFRYGNALVLPRAPRAGERAAIEARFAAAFADLPDVRHVTVLIDDPAGAEGDLGAWTDAGYEVARNVVRSAPPDALAATEGAHPDLPEAVTLHPVTRDADWAAVRDLQADEGPPGESRAAYLAFLAERTAFLRRLADGAHPDLRGGWFLARWAGAPAGSLGLYVRDGLARYQFVHVRAAYRRRGLAAALLRDAARHAARHWGAERLVIVGDAGSAADRLYARIGFTATERDVSASRPGPPESP
- a CDS encoding aldehyde dehydrogenase family protein; this translates as MKEIFETMTYGPAPESDAPARAWLDAHDHRFGHAIQGVLEAPTGPTFETRNPAREDDVLASVAQGTPEDVDRAVAAARAAFPGWASLRPHQRARHLYALARHVQKHARLLAVLETLDNGKPIRESRDVDVPLVARHLYHHAGWAELRDEAFPGTEPWGVAGQVIPWNFPLLMLAWKVAPALAAGNVAVVKPAEHTPLTALAFAEIAREAGLPPGVLNVVTGDGATGAALVAHPDVDKVAFTGSTEVGRTLRTATAGSGKGLTLELGGKSPFVVFEDADLDAAVEGVVDAIWFNQGEVCCAGSRLLVQEGIADDLHARLKRRMETLRVGDPLDKAIDMGAIVAPVQLERIRELCAIGEAEGATCWQPTWASPDAGPFFPPTLFERVDPAATIAREEIFGPVLVTTTFRTHDEAVALANDGRYGLAASVWTQTLDLALDVAPKLEAGVVWVNATNLFDAAAGFGGVRASGFGREGGVEGMHAYLVPRRERARPPYEADAFAPDPTPSVGTGPTDPDGVAGGPPLDRTAKLYVGGRQVRPDGGGSYPVVAHDARHVGEAALANRKDVRNAVEAAHADRAWARATGHARAQVLYYLAENLEAREAAFTDRLRDLTGASEADARHEVRASVERIFRYAAHADKLDGAVHGVPMRTVTLAMKEPHGVVGVVAPDEAPLLALVSLVAPLLAFGNRVIAVPSPRWPLPATDLYQVLEASDLPGGALQLLTGPRDALAQVLADHDDVAAVWYVGSAAGGTEVERRAAGNLKVTWTNDARRIDWFDAEDAAGPRWLERAHRVKNVWVPYGA